In Deltaproteobacteria bacterium, one genomic interval encodes:
- a CDS encoding MMPL family transporter: MLDRVSSLARRLTELSVRRPLLTVLMGLGLTGALLFQAAQLTSEVGYAAYFGPDDPAVQRLSDFFEEFDSGLHVLVVFGCPGSRVCASVREQGALEFIGRLQRDLDRLPNVRKTQSVLNAPIVIGPLETQTIARQDGDGRYELSDDWRALVDRSLSEPFLSNIVVSKDGRTGGIIVELQSLQSQPVRDVVHAIFELVPSYQDELGGEIFVAGDPVWTVVADDDLDSDSLKLTLLMFVLIAAILWWFFRDVWLTILPVLAVGGLTVAIHGILALLSFPMTSILAALPPVLVVIAITAAIHLITAFVRHGAATPSAALIEAADEVGPGCLWAGFTTAAGFSSFLLSDLTSFRQFGLAAGMGLGLAFIGTFTLLPALLCLRPPRSRGTQGVRLGMVRDLLNAALAAVRSRPAFVLATGAVVLVGLALGIPRLYYEVDFGDQSLVLRSVRFMEANFRRPMTTELVVTVPEGKRIYDEETLRLLERLERYFDQEPSTGFAWSFLDFLEEAYRIDRGHRAESFEALVAAAKAEMPLVASHEGVSAFWSEAASDAEGGRTYRDRARISVHRSWLNGQEQLPYVDRVRGFIEQVNREVEAQGYRVELAGGLELAALAERRIRETQWGSFGGAFGVVAVTLWALLWSSPGLATLATLCNLLPVLALLGVMGWLGIAVDPANTMVAAVLISINDDDTIHMSLRYQRERSAGKSRLEAITIALKTVGEAIVVTSICLALGFAVLMFSSWGGLVAFGLLASLGIVMALLADLLLLPAALLWREDSKV, translated from the coding sequence ATGCTGGACCGCGTCTCGAGCCTCGCTCGTCGCCTCACCGAGCTGAGCGTTCGACGACCTCTCCTCACGGTCCTCATGGGCCTCGGTCTGACCGGGGCTCTGCTCTTTCAGGCTGCACAGCTCACCAGCGAAGTCGGCTACGCGGCGTACTTCGGGCCCGACGATCCGGCCGTACAGCGCCTCTCGGACTTCTTCGAGGAATTCGACAGCGGGCTGCACGTCCTCGTGGTGTTCGGTTGCCCGGGGAGCAGGGTGTGCGCCTCCGTTCGGGAGCAGGGCGCGCTCGAGTTCATCGGGAGGCTGCAGCGAGACCTCGATCGGCTGCCGAACGTCCGCAAGACGCAGAGCGTCTTGAACGCCCCGATCGTGATCGGACCGCTCGAAACGCAGACGATCGCCCGACAGGATGGCGACGGCCGCTACGAGCTCAGCGACGACTGGCGTGCGCTCGTCGATCGCTCGCTTTCGGAGCCGTTCCTCTCGAACATCGTGGTGTCGAAGGACGGACGAACAGGCGGAATCATCGTCGAGCTCCAATCGCTGCAGAGCCAGCCCGTCCGCGACGTCGTGCACGCCATCTTCGAGCTCGTTCCGAGCTATCAGGACGAGCTCGGTGGGGAGATCTTCGTCGCTGGCGATCCCGTCTGGACGGTCGTTGCGGACGACGACCTCGACTCGGACTCCTTGAAGCTCACGCTCCTGATGTTCGTCCTGATCGCGGCGATCCTGTGGTGGTTCTTCCGGGACGTCTGGCTCACGATCCTTCCGGTCCTGGCCGTCGGCGGCCTCACCGTGGCCATCCACGGGATCCTGGCACTCCTGTCGTTCCCGATGACCTCGATCCTCGCGGCTCTGCCGCCCGTGCTCGTCGTCATCGCAATCACGGCGGCGATCCATCTGATCACCGCCTTCGTCCGTCATGGAGCTGCGACGCCGTCCGCAGCCCTGATCGAGGCGGCGGACGAGGTGGGTCCGGGCTGTCTCTGGGCTGGCTTCACCACCGCGGCGGGATTCTCTTCGTTCCTCTTGAGCGATCTCACGAGCTTCCGGCAGTTCGGGCTCGCCGCGGGCATGGGCCTCGGGCTCGCTTTCATCGGCACGTTCACGCTTCTCCCCGCACTGCTGTGTCTCAGGCCGCCCCGGAGCCGCGGGACACAGGGTGTTCGCCTCGGCATGGTGCGCGACCTCCTCAACGCCGCGCTTGCAGCAGTGAGGAGCCGGCCCGCATTCGTGCTGGCGACTGGCGCAGTGGTGCTCGTCGGTCTCGCCCTCGGGATTCCCCGGCTCTACTACGAGGTGGACTTCGGCGACCAGTCCCTGGTGCTCCGGTCGGTCCGCTTCATGGAGGCGAACTTCCGGCGCCCGATGACCACCGAACTCGTCGTCACCGTTCCGGAAGGGAAGCGGATCTACGACGAGGAGACCCTGCGGCTCCTGGAGCGCCTGGAACGCTACTTCGATCAGGAGCCGAGCACGGGATTCGCCTGGAGCTTCTTGGACTTCCTCGAGGAGGCGTATCGAATCGACCGCGGTCATCGAGCCGAGTCGTTCGAGGCGCTCGTTGCGGCTGCCAAAGCCGAGATGCCGCTCGTCGCTTCCCACGAAGGTGTTTCCGCCTTCTGGAGCGAGGCTGCGTCCGACGCGGAGGGAGGTCGTACCTATCGAGATCGAGCCCGCATCTCCGTTCATCGCAGCTGGCTCAACGGCCAGGAACAGCTTCCCTACGTCGACCGCGTGCGGGGCTTCATCGAACAAGTCAACCGCGAGGTCGAAGCTCAGGGCTACCGAGTCGAGCTTGCCGGTGGGCTCGAGCTCGCGGCGCTGGCGGAGCGGCGGATTCGTGAGACCCAGTGGGGGAGCTTCGGGGGCGCCTTCGGAGTGGTCGCCGTGACTCTCTGGGCGCTTCTCTGGTCGTCGCCGGGGCTCGCAACGCTGGCGACCCTCTGCAACCTGCTTCCCGTGCTGGCGCTCCTCGGCGTGATGGGTTGGCTCGGCATCGCAGTCGATCCGGCGAACACGATGGTGGCGGCCGTCCTGATCTCGATCAACGACGACGACACGATTCACATGTCGCTCCGCTACCAGCGGGAGCGGAGTGCGGGCAAGAGTCGCCTCGAAGCGATCACGATCGCCCTCAAGACAGTGGGCGAGGCGATCGTCGTCACGAGCATCTGCCTCGCTCTCGGCTTCGCCGTCCTCATGTTCTCGAGCTGGGGCGGGCTCGTCGCGTTCGGTCTCCTGGCGAGTCTTGGCATCGTGATGGCACTCCTCGCGGACCTGCTGCTCCTGCCGGCTGCACTGCTGTGGCGCGAGGACTCGAAGGTGTAG
- a CDS encoding pyrroloquinoline quinone-dependent dehydrogenase — translation MLPRIMARVALAAALTLFSTRAAAQVADWPVTEGAPGGGRFSPLTDITRDNVGQLRIVWSYRHGDFWEGKFPLRVNRGSAFESTPIVVDGRLFFTTPRNRVIALDPETGRELWTFDPQLEGGRAYANVWINRGVAYWRDDGEASGPCARRVFLATLDARLIALDAATGTPCAGFGAGGAVDLRRGIAPLYDDWEYNVTSPATVVGDVIIVGSSIADTLRPDSPPGDVRAFDVRSGALRWTFHTIPHPGEPGHETWETGTRLTGAANVWSTITADPERGLVFLPVSSASPDYYGGDRPGTNLYSDSVVALDARTGERRWHFQTVHHDLWDYDLAAPPVLVTLERDGDAVDAVVQATKQGFVFVLDRETGTPLFPVEERPVPQSDLPGEQSWPTQPIPTAPPPLVPQRLREADLYAPTSEHAKACSEKLAKLRNEGLFTPPSERGSVVYPYAAGGANWSGAAWDPGRQRLFVPVQNLVHVIRLDRVSERATGGGQKVWPLRGASLRNTWWLLTGRGTGERYRLSPLSGRTLLEHDGVPCNRPPWGFLVGADLSRGAIAWSVPTSVGDGDLGGPSFGPPLATASGLVFHAGTKRPVLRVHDAETGDRIATFELPAGLHAGPISYKLRPAGKQYVVIAPGGHIGIGSPLGDHVIAYTLPDSTPVEATAGK, via the coding sequence TTGCTCCCGCGAATCATGGCTCGAGTCGCGCTCGCCGCGGCCCTGACGCTCTTCTCGACCCGAGCCGCCGCGCAGGTCGCCGACTGGCCCGTCACCGAGGGCGCTCCCGGCGGCGGGCGCTTCTCGCCGCTCACTGACATCACGCGCGACAACGTGGGCCAGCTCCGGATCGTCTGGAGCTACCGACACGGCGACTTCTGGGAGGGGAAGTTCCCGCTGCGGGTGAACCGCGGCAGCGCCTTCGAGTCGACGCCGATCGTCGTCGACGGCCGCCTCTTCTTCACGACCCCGCGCAACCGGGTGATCGCGCTCGACCCCGAAACGGGCCGTGAGCTCTGGACGTTCGATCCCCAGCTCGAAGGCGGCCGCGCCTACGCGAACGTGTGGATCAACCGAGGCGTCGCGTACTGGCGCGACGACGGCGAGGCGAGCGGGCCCTGCGCCCGTCGCGTCTTCCTCGCGACGCTCGACGCGCGCCTGATCGCACTCGATGCCGCGACCGGGACGCCCTGCGCCGGTTTCGGCGCCGGCGGCGCGGTGGATCTGCGCCGGGGCATCGCGCCGCTCTACGACGACTGGGAGTACAACGTCACCTCGCCCGCTACCGTCGTCGGCGACGTGATCATCGTCGGCTCCTCGATCGCCGACACGCTGCGCCCCGATTCACCACCCGGAGACGTGCGCGCCTTCGACGTGCGGAGCGGCGCGCTGCGCTGGACCTTCCACACGATCCCGCATCCCGGTGAGCCGGGACACGAGACCTGGGAGACCGGCACGCGCCTCACCGGTGCGGCCAACGTCTGGTCCACCATCACCGCCGATCCAGAGCGCGGCCTCGTGTTCCTTCCGGTCAGCAGCGCGAGCCCCGACTACTACGGCGGCGACCGGCCCGGCACGAACCTGTACTCGGACTCCGTGGTGGCGCTCGACGCGCGCACCGGCGAGCGCCGCTGGCACTTCCAAACCGTGCACCACGATCTTTGGGACTACGATCTCGCGGCTCCCCCGGTTCTCGTGACGCTCGAGCGCGACGGCGACGCCGTGGACGCGGTCGTGCAGGCCACCAAGCAGGGCTTCGTGTTCGTGCTCGACCGCGAGACTGGCACGCCGCTCTTCCCGGTGGAGGAGCGTCCCGTGCCACAGAGCGACCTGCCGGGAGAGCAATCATGGCCCACTCAGCCGATTCCGACCGCCCCGCCGCCGCTCGTGCCCCAGCGGCTCCGCGAGGCGGACCTCTACGCGCCGACATCCGAGCACGCGAAGGCGTGCAGCGAGAAGCTCGCGAAGCTGCGCAATGAGGGGCTCTTCACGCCGCCGAGCGAGCGGGGCTCCGTCGTCTACCCCTACGCGGCCGGCGGCGCCAATTGGTCGGGGGCGGCCTGGGACCCCGGTCGCCAGCGGCTCTTCGTGCCGGTGCAGAACCTCGTGCACGTGATCCGGCTCGATCGCGTGTCGGAGCGCGCGACGGGCGGCGGACAGAAGGTCTGGCCGCTGCGCGGCGCGTCGCTCCGCAATACCTGGTGGCTCCTCACCGGGCGTGGGACGGGCGAACGCTACCGGCTGAGCCCGCTCTCCGGGCGCACCCTGCTCGAACACGACGGCGTGCCGTGCAACCGGCCACCGTGGGGGTTTCTCGTCGGCGCCGACCTTTCGCGCGGAGCGATCGCCTGGAGCGTGCCGACCAGCGTCGGCGACGGTGACCTCGGCGGGCCTTCCTTCGGGCCCCCGCTCGCCACCGCGAGCGGGCTCGTCTTCCACGCAGGCACGAAGCGCCCGGTCCTGCGCGTGCACGACGCGGAGACGGGAGACCGGATCGCCACGTTCGAGCTGCCGGCGGGGCTCCACGCGGGACCGATCAGTTACAAGCTACGGCCCGCTGGAAAGCAGTACGTCGTCATCGCTCCGGGCGGGCACATCGGAATCGGCTCGCCGCTTGGCGACCACGTGATTGCGTACACGCTTCCGGATTCCACGCCCGTCGAGGCGACTGCGGGAAAGTGA
- a CDS encoding helix-turn-helix domain containing protein has translation MPRAIPENRFQDLLDTATAVFLEQGYRRTQVADVAARMGLSKGSVYTYVESKEALFDCVLRHADGSGRVELPELLPVPTPSTGATLELVEERLSEEGVLPALTAALARTRVTDVRGELEAVLGGLYDALARHRTAIKLVERCAPDYPELAKVWYRAGREDALARLGRYLDDRARRGRLRRFDDGAVAARIVLETLVFWAVHRHWDPSPQAVDEASAKRTALAFLTSALVKD, from the coding sequence ATGCCGCGCGCGATCCCCGAGAACCGCTTCCAGGACCTGCTCGACACGGCCACCGCCGTCTTCCTCGAACAGGGCTACCGGCGCACTCAGGTCGCCGACGTGGCCGCCCGCATGGGTCTGTCGAAGGGCTCGGTCTACACCTACGTGGAGAGCAAGGAGGCGCTCTTCGACTGCGTCCTCCGGCACGCGGACGGCTCGGGCCGCGTCGAGCTCCCGGAGCTGCTCCCAGTGCCGACGCCATCCACCGGCGCCACGCTCGAGCTGGTGGAAGAGCGCCTGTCGGAGGAGGGCGTCCTGCCTGCCCTCACAGCGGCGCTTGCGCGGACCCGCGTCACGGACGTGCGCGGCGAGCTGGAGGCGGTCCTAGGCGGGCTCTACGACGCGCTCGCGCGCCACCGCACCGCCATCAAGCTCGTCGAACGCTGCGCGCCGGATTACCCCGAGCTCGCGAAGGTGTGGTACCGGGCCGGCCGCGAGGACGCGCTCGCGCGCCTCGGCCGATACCTCGACGACCGCGCTCGTCGCGGGCGGCTCCGGCGCTTCGACGACGGCGCCGTCGCCGCACGCATCGTGCTCGAGACGCTCGTCTTCTGGGCAGTCCATCGCCACTGGGATCCGTCGCCGCAGGCGGTCGACGAAGCATCGGCGAAACGCACCGCCCTCGCCTTCCTCACCAGCGCCCTCGTGAAGGACTGA
- a CDS encoding acyltransferase, which produces MSGNPASTTAPPPRRRDIDWLRVIAVYLLFVFHVAMVFNPAPFYHIRNGEQSLVMLVGAGFISLWHMPLFFLLAGWSAYSSLKLRGTEAFARERVLKLWVPLVTGCVLLMPAIKYFELRSGLDANYTGLYVSPSLQLSFAPVIPTGLPVMEPFEESFLEFLPTFFTQLDRFTWAHLWFVAYLLVFTVLFLPLFRWLRDRRGELTRAPGWWVYLPIVPLVLVQVFLRPHWPGLQNLYDDWANVGYYSTYLLAGFLLARYPALEHAVHREWRRALVVGLATTLVLLLGVLGVFAAPSVLLAGSAVAGWCFVLALLGAAHRFLISVRTGLPYLTESAFPVYWLHQSAIVLIGYPILHLELGIATKYTLLLIASVCATLAVYHCVVRRSTITRFCVGMKLRPTGAPEHRPARPIEAVVGQS; this is translated from the coding sequence GTGTCCGGAAACCCTGCTTCAACGACCGCTCCGCCGCCGCGCCGCCGCGACATCGACTGGCTACGCGTGATCGCGGTGTATCTGCTCTTCGTGTTCCACGTCGCGATGGTGTTCAACCCGGCGCCCTTTTATCACATTCGCAACGGCGAGCAGAGCCTCGTCATGCTGGTCGGCGCCGGCTTCATCAGCCTCTGGCACATGCCGCTGTTCTTCCTGCTCGCGGGTTGGTCTGCGTACTCGTCGCTGAAGCTGCGAGGCACGGAAGCCTTCGCCAGAGAACGCGTCCTGAAGCTCTGGGTGCCGCTGGTGACCGGCTGCGTGCTGCTCATGCCGGCGATCAAGTATTTCGAGCTCCGCAGCGGTCTCGACGCCAACTACACCGGACTGTACGTGAGCCCGTCGCTGCAGCTCAGCTTCGCGCCAGTGATTCCCACGGGCCTGCCGGTAATGGAGCCGTTCGAGGAATCGTTCCTCGAGTTCCTGCCGACCTTCTTCACGCAGCTCGACCGCTTCACGTGGGCGCATCTCTGGTTCGTGGCGTACCTGCTGGTGTTCACCGTGCTCTTCCTGCCGCTGTTCCGCTGGCTGCGCGACCGTCGCGGAGAGCTGACGCGCGCGCCGGGCTGGTGGGTCTACCTGCCGATCGTTCCGCTGGTCCTGGTCCAGGTGTTCCTGCGCCCGCATTGGCCCGGCTTGCAGAACCTCTACGACGACTGGGCGAACGTCGGCTACTACAGCACGTATCTCCTCGCGGGCTTCCTTCTCGCCCGCTACCCGGCGCTCGAGCACGCCGTGCACCGCGAGTGGCGGCGCGCTCTCGTCGTCGGACTCGCCACCACGCTCGTGCTCCTGCTCGGCGTGCTCGGCGTCTTCGCGGCGCCCAGCGTGCTGCTCGCGGGCTCGGCCGTCGCAGGCTGGTGCTTCGTGCTGGCGCTGCTCGGAGCAGCGCATCGCTTCCTCATCTCGGTGAGGACGGGACTGCCCTACCTCACCGAATCGGCCTTCCCGGTGTACTGGCTCCATCAGTCGGCGATCGTCCTGATCGGCTATCCGATCCTCCACCTCGAGCTCGGCATCGCGACCAAGTACACCCTCCTGCTCATCGCGTCGGTCTGCGCGACGCTCGCCGTGTATCACTGCGTCGTTCGCCGTTCTACGATCACGCGTTTCTGCGTTGGCATGAAGCTCCGCCCGACCGGTGCGCCGGAGCACCGGCCCGCGCGCCCCATCGAGGCGGTCGTGGGGCAGTCGTGA
- a CDS encoding class I SAM-dependent methyltransferase, which produces MAKPELIARQSRLPSGWLGEIVARLMAFETEPANRIAVQELAVQPEERVLEVGCGHGRTLARLAGAGCAFLAGIDPSEVMVRLARRRMRRWIDSGQADVSLAASAKIPHADGRFDAVFGVHVVYFWSEPTADLREIRRVLRPGGRVLLGYRPRDAETLAALPASVYALRSVDETERLLADSGFVEIRSAEHAIGRARFVCTHARRPAPAPGPG; this is translated from the coding sequence ATGGCGAAGCCTGAGCTCATCGCCCGGCAGTCGCGCCTGCCGAGCGGGTGGCTGGGCGAGATCGTGGCCCGCCTGATGGCCTTCGAGACCGAGCCGGCGAACCGGATCGCCGTGCAGGAGCTTGCGGTCCAGCCGGAAGAGAGGGTCCTGGAGGTCGGCTGCGGGCACGGCCGGACGCTCGCCCGCCTCGCCGGAGCGGGCTGCGCCTTCCTCGCCGGGATCGATCCCTCGGAGGTCATGGTCCGGCTCGCGCGAAGGCGCATGCGACGCTGGATCGACTCGGGCCAGGCCGACGTGTCGCTCGCGGCAAGCGCGAAGATCCCCCACGCGGATGGGCGTTTCGACGCCGTCTTCGGCGTGCACGTGGTCTACTTCTGGAGCGAGCCCACGGCCGACCTCCGCGAGATCCGCCGCGTGCTGCGACCCGGCGGGCGAGTGCTCCTCGGCTACCGGCCACGCGACGCGGAGACCCTCGCCGCGCTGCCGGCCAGCGTCTATGCGCTCCGCTCCGTCGACGAGACCGAGCGGCTTCTCGCCGATTCGGGCTTCGTCGAGATCCGCTCGGCCGAGCACGCGATCGGCCGGGCTCGATTCGTCTGCACGCATGCGCGCCGTCCCGCGCCGGCGCCGGGTCCGGGATGA
- a CDS encoding sterol desaturase family protein encodes MPDSGEASYQLARGAALAAALVLGLALERWKPHARLRPAWRTNFGLWAVDGLVMGVLCGACGWIVGAWAADRGLGLLAWTGAGPWISVGVGIVGLDAVSYLWHRANHQVPLLWRFHQVHHGDRSFHVTTALRFHPGELLLALPVRLAAIVALGVPAAGVLLFELVFGVANLLEHGNFDLPRRSERLVRRLFITPTLHRAHHASDWRELDTNFGTVFSTWDRLGRTFHASEPGRRVVTGLPDWSRREAPALAESLLLPVTRGRSRAH; translated from the coding sequence ATGCCCGACTCGGGGGAGGCGTCCTATCAGCTCGCGCGAGGCGCGGCTCTGGCCGCAGCGCTCGTGCTCGGCCTCGCGCTCGAGCGTTGGAAGCCCCACGCACGCCTGCGTCCCGCCTGGCGGACGAACTTTGGTCTCTGGGCGGTCGACGGCCTCGTGATGGGCGTGCTCTGTGGCGCCTGCGGCTGGATCGTCGGCGCCTGGGCTGCCGACCGCGGGCTGGGATTGCTCGCGTGGACGGGAGCCGGCCCGTGGATCTCCGTCGGAGTCGGCATCGTCGGGCTCGACGCGGTCTCCTACCTCTGGCATCGCGCCAATCACCAGGTGCCACTCCTCTGGCGCTTCCACCAAGTCCACCATGGCGACAGGAGCTTCCACGTCACCACGGCGCTTCGCTTCCACCCGGGGGAGCTGCTCCTCGCTCTCCCCGTGCGCCTCGCCGCGATCGTGGCTCTTGGCGTCCCGGCGGCGGGCGTGCTCCTCTTCGAGCTCGTATTCGGTGTCGCCAATCTGCTCGAGCACGGGAATTTCGATCTTCCCCGGCGCAGCGAGCGACTCGTCCGCCGCCTCTTCATCACCCCGACGCTCCACCGCGCCCACCACGCGTCGGACTGGCGCGAGCTCGACACCAACTTCGGCACCGTGTTCTCGACCTGGGACCGACTCGGCCGAACCTTCCACGCGAGCGAGCCTGGCCGCCGGGTCGTCACCGGGCTCCCGGACTGGTCGCGCCGCGAGGCGCCCGCGCTCGCCGAGTCGCTCCTGCTGCCCGTCACCCGCGGCCGCAGCCGCGCTCATTGA
- a CDS encoding GFA family protein has translation MGEHVIAGSCLCGAVRFEVGAVLDRVAHCHCTICQRAHGAAFVTWAAVPEERVRITAGEDDVTRYRSSEIGTRSFCRTCGSTMFCTLDTHPGVIDVALACLGADHGAVPRAHLFWDDRAGWIELGDGLPRLGGKSGMEPR, from the coding sequence ATGGGTGAACACGTCATCGCCGGCTCGTGCCTCTGCGGCGCCGTCCGCTTCGAGGTCGGCGCGGTGCTCGACCGGGTCGCGCACTGCCACTGCACGATCTGCCAGCGCGCGCACGGAGCGGCTTTCGTGACCTGGGCAGCCGTGCCCGAGGAGCGCGTGCGCATCACGGCGGGCGAGGACGACGTCACGCGCTATCGCTCGTCCGAGATCGGGACGCGCTCGTTCTGCCGCACGTGTGGGAGCACGATGTTCTGCACGCTCGACACGCACCCGGGCGTGATCGACGTCGCGCTCGCGTGCCTGGGCGCCGACCACGGCGCCGTCCCCCGCGCGCACCTGTTCTGGGACGATCGCGCCGGCTGGATCGAGCTCGGGGACGGGCTGCCGCGCCTCGGTGGCAAGAGCGGAATGGAGCCCCGGTAA